Proteins encoded in a region of the Teredinibacter purpureus genome:
- the istB gene encoding IS21-like element helper ATPase IstB yields MNIQHERIRSACTQLKLESMAREWSALADKASSTEQTLADFFEQLLRTELDAKAERTQATLLKFAGLPAQKRIEDYDFKFASGAPKKQIQELAGLGFLERTENVVLLGPSGVGKSHLAIALAYKAILTGHKTRFITAADLMLQLSTAKAQGRLDGYLKRNIIGPKLMIIDEIGYLPFGREEANLFFNVIAKRYEKGSIIVTSNLPFSQWSNAFADDTTLTAALLDRLLHHAHIVQISGESYRLKNKKHAGIAPPQSINN; encoded by the coding sequence ATGAACATTCAACACGAACGCATACGCAGTGCTTGCACGCAGCTAAAGTTGGAATCAATGGCCAGAGAGTGGTCGGCGCTAGCCGATAAAGCCAGCTCAACTGAGCAAACCCTAGCAGACTTCTTTGAGCAATTACTGCGCACCGAGCTAGATGCAAAAGCTGAACGTACGCAAGCGACATTACTAAAGTTTGCTGGTTTGCCAGCCCAAAAGCGCATAGAAGATTACGACTTCAAGTTTGCCTCAGGAGCCCCCAAAAAACAGATTCAGGAACTTGCTGGATTAGGTTTTTTAGAGCGGACAGAGAATGTGGTGTTACTTGGTCCAAGTGGTGTAGGAAAGAGCCATCTTGCAATCGCTTTGGCCTATAAAGCCATTTTGACGGGTCACAAAACGCGCTTTATAACCGCTGCCGACTTAATGTTGCAGCTTTCCACAGCAAAAGCGCAAGGCCGACTTGATGGTTATCTTAAGCGAAATATTATTGGGCCGAAATTAATGATCATTGATGAGATTGGCTATCTACCCTTTGGGCGAGAGGAGGCGAATTTATTCTTCAATGTCATAGCAAAACGTTACGAAAAAGGCAGCATTATCGTCACCAGCAATCTGCCGTTCTCACAATGGTCAAATGCCTTTGCTGACGATACAACACTAACCGCAGCACTACTCGATCGGCTACTGCATCACGCACACATTGTACAAATATCGGGAGAAAGCTATCGGCTAAAAAACAAAAAGCATGCGGGCATCGCCCCGCCACAATCGATCAATAATTAA
- a CDS encoding transposase codes for MTTPRAQQISISDTPYYHIMSRCVRRTFLCGTDDRTGQCFEHRRQWIEDRIRLLATLFSIDICSYAVMSNHYHIVVKIDPEPTKRWSFDDVIQRWLCLHKGPFLVQKYQKGELMEKAEMKVLSEIVDDWRLRLASISEFMQQLNQVIARQANTEESCTGRFWEGRYKSQPLLTEEALLTAMAYVDLNPIRAQMAKTPEGSKHTSIKERIKPTFNRERALVNNPDLNPYYLQRFPIKALAVFEGNIKQGGQDGILFGHNDYLTLVDTTGRIQRQDKRGAIPNTILPILQRLAIDPDEWLENTEKFEAIFYSRFYYQRNERNIA; via the coding sequence ATGACAACACCTCGCGCCCAACAAATATCGATTTCCGACACACCCTACTACCACATCATGTCACGCTGCGTACGGCGCACCTTTTTATGCGGAACCGACGACCGTACCGGCCAATGCTTTGAGCATCGCCGCCAATGGATTGAAGACCGTATTCGACTACTCGCCACCCTCTTTTCAATCGACATCTGCAGCTACGCCGTAATGAGTAACCATTACCACATCGTTGTGAAAATTGACCCAGAACCCACAAAGCGCTGGAGCTTTGACGACGTTATCCAGCGCTGGCTATGCCTACACAAAGGCCCCTTTTTAGTTCAGAAATACCAAAAAGGTGAGCTAATGGAAAAAGCTGAAATGAAGGTGCTGAGTGAAATTGTCGACGATTGGCGGCTTCGCTTAGCCAGCATTAGCGAATTTATGCAGCAACTGAATCAGGTGATTGCACGACAGGCCAATACAGAAGAAAGCTGTACGGGGCGATTCTGGGAAGGAAGGTATAAATCACAGCCTTTACTCACCGAAGAAGCCTTACTCACCGCTATGGCCTATGTGGATTTAAATCCCATTCGAGCACAAATGGCAAAAACTCCCGAAGGTTCCAAACATACAAGTATTAAAGAACGAATTAAACCCACCTTTAATCGTGAACGCGCTCTAGTGAATAATCCCGACCTTAACCCTTACTACCTGCAACGCTTTCCTATAAAGGCACTCGCCGTGTTTGAAGGGAACATTAAGCAAGGCGGCCAAGACGGCATACTGTTCGGCCATAATGATTACCTGACCTTGGTAGACACCACTGGCAGAATTCAACGCCAAGATAAACGCGGGGCTATCCCCAATACAATATTGCCGATTCTACAACGCTTAGCAATAGACCCTGACGAATGGCTGGAAAACACCGAAAAATTCGAAGCGATTTTTTATAGTCGGTTTTATTACCAAAGAAATGAACGAAATATCGCTTAA
- the istA gene encoding IS21 family transposase, whose translation MITQEILVDIHVLHRQGLGIRAIAKKLNLSRNTVRSYLRAPAKTPTYSEREQRPSILDPYKPYLLERIEAAKPHWIPATVLHREIRERGYTGGVSTIKVFVHAFKPSVNDPVVRFETEPGEQMQVDFTIIRRGRNALKAFVATMGFSRGTYVKFSSSENQQDWLEGIKGALEYFGGVPKEILFDNAKSIMIQRDAYGNGKHQWNAQLLDQANTYGYRPRACRPYRAKTKGKVERFNSYLKQCFVTPLSATLKQAGLTLNVEAANAHIGTWLNDVAHQRTHGTTNVKPQIRMDKELQYLQPLPSEYKTVDSPVITTIRPLPVESFQHPLDVYDQLLEVAQ comes from the coding sequence ATGATTACTCAGGAGATATTAGTGGATATTCACGTATTACATAGGCAAGGGCTTGGCATTCGCGCGATTGCAAAAAAGCTCAACCTTTCCAGAAATACCGTGCGAAGCTACCTTCGTGCACCAGCTAAAACACCAACATATTCGGAGCGAGAGCAGCGCCCTTCGATCCTAGATCCTTACAAGCCGTATTTGCTCGAACGTATTGAGGCAGCTAAGCCGCACTGGATACCTGCGACTGTTTTGCATAGAGAGATTCGTGAACGAGGGTACACGGGTGGCGTATCAACGATTAAGGTGTTTGTTCATGCGTTCAAACCCTCGGTTAATGACCCTGTCGTGCGATTCGAAACCGAACCTGGCGAGCAAATGCAGGTCGACTTTACGATCATTCGCCGAGGCCGAAATGCGCTTAAAGCCTTTGTCGCTACAATGGGGTTTAGCCGAGGCACTTACGTAAAGTTCTCTAGTTCTGAAAACCAGCAAGATTGGCTTGAAGGCATCAAGGGTGCGCTAGAATACTTTGGTGGTGTACCAAAGGAGATACTCTTCGATAACGCCAAGTCCATCATGATTCAGCGCGATGCGTACGGCAACGGTAAGCACCAATGGAATGCTCAATTACTAGATCAGGCAAACACCTATGGTTACCGACCTCGGGCTTGCCGACCGTACAGAGCTAAAACCAAAGGTAAGGTTGAACGCTTCAACTCTTATCTTAAGCAGTGTTTTGTCACACCGTTGTCTGCCACATTAAAGCAAGCTGGCCTGACTCTGAATGTTGAGGCCGCAAATGCCCATATAGGCACTTGGCTAAATGACGTAGCTCATCAGCGGACGCACGGCACAACTAATGTTAAACCCCAAATACGTATGGATAAAGAGCTGCAATATCTACAGCCGCTGCCATCTGAATACAAGACAGTAGATTCACCGGTTATTACAACTATACGACCACTTCCGGTAGAAAGCTTCCAGCACCCGCTGGACGTCTACGATCAACTGCTTGAGGTGGCTCAATGA
- a CDS encoding IS30 family transposase, translating to MIYHQLTTDERYTIAAYLKQRKSQAYIARALGRDPCTISRELKRNRRPDGKYCAARAVKRTSRIRRESRRKWQFNDTELQMVIALIRLDWSPEQVSLWLKKCNILSISHSTIYRYIWYNMFYSGDLYKHLRQSSKKRRKRYRSPDSRGVLANKAHISERPLGAENKSRIGHFEIDTVHGSRDQHSIVTLVDRKSKYTIIGKIRNRTTDELNRKVIQLIKKQVNQVKTITADNGTEFHQYKKIEDVTNSTFYFANPYHSWERGLNENTNGLIRQYLPKGESMKIITQKDCDKIAMKLNRRPRKCLNMETPEAVYVR from the coding sequence ATGATCTACCACCAGCTCACCACTGATGAAAGATATACTATAGCGGCCTATTTAAAGCAACGTAAATCTCAAGCCTATATTGCACGGGCCTTAGGCCGCGATCCTTGCACGATCTCCAGAGAGTTAAAACGAAATCGTCGCCCAGACGGTAAATACTGCGCAGCGCGAGCAGTAAAACGTACCTCTCGAATACGGAGGGAGTCTCGTCGTAAATGGCAATTCAATGATACCGAGCTTCAGATGGTCATCGCCTTAATACGCCTCGATTGGAGTCCAGAACAAGTTTCCTTGTGGCTTAAGAAGTGCAATATATTATCGATCAGCCATTCGACCATTTATCGCTATATTTGGTACAACATGTTTTATTCAGGGGATCTCTATAAGCACTTACGTCAATCAAGCAAGAAACGCCGAAAAAGATATAGAAGCCCTGACTCTAGAGGCGTTTTAGCCAATAAGGCCCATATCTCTGAGCGACCTCTAGGGGCAGAAAATAAGAGCCGAATCGGTCATTTCGAAATTGATACCGTTCATGGTTCACGCGATCAACATTCAATTGTCACGTTAGTTGATCGAAAAAGTAAATACACGATCATTGGCAAAATTAGGAACCGTACGACTGACGAGTTAAATCGAAAAGTTATTCAGCTAATCAAAAAACAGGTTAATCAGGTAAAAACAATTACCGCTGATAACGGTACCGAGTTTCATCAATACAAAAAAATTGAAGACGTCACTAACTCAACATTTTACTTTGCCAACCCCTACCACTCATGGGAAAGAGGGTTAAACGAAAATACCAACGGTCTCATACGACAATATTTACCTAAAGGAGAATCAATGAAGATCATAACTCAAAAGGATTGCGATAAAATTGCAATGAAACTTAACCGACGACCTAGAAAATGTTTAAATATGGAAACACCGGAGGCAGTCTATGTTCGTTAA
- a CDS encoding di-heme-cytochrome C peroxidase, whose protein sequence is MSITNPNSKNVLQRFLSSIWSKLFLTLLIILCIYTAFTIKNTIDELEYVLTPPTLVEYEDLPVEYINQTGWGKNDSEWFYHASQGTATIPIPSQWFTALEAPKSSPWFLPFGQEKMFLEEYVYQLGFIKSPNNVLPIGMATTPSMYFEGVDREETAVGFTCAACHTGQLTKNGTRYVIDGGPATTDLGLFTSSLGAALGQTILSSKLNIMNGRFERFSQNVLGSNNNVVTRNQLKKDLAATLKNIATQQDVIHVTEGFTRLDALNRIGNQVFANDEPYHGNYQPIDAPVNYPHIWTTSWFNWVQYDASIMQPLIRNTGEALGVAAFVETQKSDIPAQDLVQFSSSIPVANLYDIERWIAGTYPDFDSSNPRINGLQAPQWPGAFTKIDAEKAQNGADLYLELCQTCHLPTMDKPEFWRDHWATIEYTQHNEQKETVEKYIDVKIIPLQVIDTDPAQANVLTHRTVNTKNLDLNVDVCTWSPKEIQADVNPQPRNPSELTYVDFRDSSNTSFALALGAFVQHTNNQWFAQNYINEQQQPLYEGLRPNCLQAGKGYKARPLNGIWATAPYLHNGSVATVYDLLSDERPIFIELGDLEFDDRHIGITQSEHVKQLNKNANHLPVKHMEDYDQGRFVLDTREPGNFNTGHLFSERDGNRKTIGRKLSEEEKLALIEYLKTL, encoded by the coding sequence ATGAGCATAACTAACCCCAACTCAAAGAATGTACTACAACGCTTTCTAAGCTCAATATGGTCAAAGCTATTTTTGACCCTATTGATCATCCTCTGTATTTACACCGCCTTCACGATCAAAAACACAATTGATGAATTGGAATACGTACTAACTCCACCCACTTTAGTGGAATACGAAGACCTTCCGGTTGAGTACATAAACCAAACAGGTTGGGGTAAAAATGACAGTGAATGGTTTTACCACGCCTCACAAGGTACGGCCACCATACCCATTCCTAGCCAGTGGTTTACCGCATTAGAAGCGCCCAAATCGAGCCCCTGGTTTCTACCATTTGGCCAAGAAAAAATGTTTCTTGAGGAATACGTATACCAACTAGGGTTTATAAAATCGCCGAACAATGTATTGCCAATTGGTATGGCCACAACGCCAAGCATGTATTTTGAAGGTGTAGACAGAGAAGAAACCGCTGTAGGCTTTACATGCGCCGCGTGCCACACTGGCCAACTCACTAAAAACGGTACGCGCTATGTGATCGATGGAGGCCCAGCCACAACCGATTTAGGCTTGTTCACAAGCTCATTAGGTGCAGCACTGGGCCAAACCATACTTTCCAGCAAACTCAATATTATGAATGGCCGTTTTGAACGCTTTAGCCAAAACGTACTTGGATCTAACAACAACGTTGTAACGCGCAACCAGTTAAAGAAAGACCTTGCTGCAACCCTAAAAAACATCGCGACCCAACAAGATGTCATCCACGTTACGGAGGGCTTTACACGCCTAGATGCCCTGAACAGAATTGGCAACCAAGTCTTTGCCAATGACGAACCCTACCATGGTAATTATCAGCCTATCGACGCCCCCGTTAACTACCCTCATATTTGGACAACATCTTGGTTTAACTGGGTGCAGTATGACGCCTCCATTATGCAGCCACTCATCAGAAACACCGGCGAAGCACTCGGCGTTGCAGCATTTGTAGAAACACAAAAAAGCGACATTCCCGCACAAGATTTAGTGCAGTTTTCATCATCCATACCGGTTGCAAACCTATACGACATAGAACGGTGGATAGCAGGAACCTATCCAGATTTCGACTCCAGCAACCCCAGAATAAACGGCCTACAGGCACCGCAATGGCCCGGCGCTTTTACTAAAATTGACGCGGAAAAAGCACAAAACGGAGCCGATCTGTATCTAGAGCTCTGCCAAACTTGCCACTTACCAACCATGGATAAGCCTGAGTTTTGGCGCGATCACTGGGCAACGATCGAATATACCCAGCACAACGAACAAAAAGAAACCGTCGAAAAATACATAGACGTAAAGATTATCCCATTACAGGTAATCGACACAGACCCCGCGCAAGCGAACGTACTAACACACCGTACGGTGAACACCAAAAACCTGGATCTAAACGTAGACGTTTGTACATGGAGCCCTAAAGAAATTCAAGCTGACGTTAATCCGCAACCACGAAACCCAAGCGAATTAACCTATGTAGATTTTAGAGACAGCAGTAATACCAGTTTTGCACTAGCACTGGGAGCCTTTGTTCAACATACCAATAACCAATGGTTCGCACAAAACTACATTAACGAACAACAGCAACCTCTATATGAAGGCCTAAGACCGAATTGCTTGCAAGCCGGTAAAGGCTATAAGGCCAGACCCCTGAATGGCATATGGGCTACAGCCCCCTACCTGCACAACGGATCAGTTGCCACCGTATACGACCTATTATCCGACGAGCGCCCAATTTTCATCGAACTAGGAGACCTCGAATTTGACGATCGACACATCGGTATTACTCAAAGCGAACATGTAAAACAACTCAATAAAAACGCTAATCACCTTCCTGTAAAACACATGGAAGACTACGACCAAGGGCGCTTTGTTCTCGATACGCGCGAACCAGGCAACTTCAATACCGGTCACTTATTTTCTGAAAGAGATGGAAACAGGAAAACGATTGGCAGAAAATTATCAGAAGAAGAGAAACTAGCGCTTATTGAATACCTCAAAACACTTTAG
- a CDS encoding RipA family octameric membrane protein — translation MGSEEINRSLYASGNASSYEENTAYQAHMLEQYKLYQSSAEKISDRRQTANSFFVTINTALVSLISYLNFGGETPSEYYWLVSLAGIAISYMWYRLVRSYKDLNSAKFKVIHEIEKSLPVSPYDAEWEAVGRGEKPELYLPFTHIEIFVPWVFIALHSLVLINSAFPYVKG, via the coding sequence ATGGGCTCGGAAGAAATAAATCGTAGTCTATATGCTAGCGGCAACGCTAGCAGCTACGAAGAGAATACAGCCTATCAAGCACACATGCTTGAACAATATAAGCTATACCAGTCTTCAGCTGAAAAAATTAGCGACCGTAGACAAACCGCGAATTCATTTTTCGTAACTATTAATACGGCCTTGGTTTCTTTAATTAGCTATTTAAATTTCGGCGGAGAAACGCCCTCAGAATACTATTGGCTGGTCTCTTTGGCAGGCATTGCAATATCATACATGTGGTACAGGCTGGTTCGCTCATACAAAGATTTGAATAGTGCTAAATTTAAAGTCATTCATGAAATTGAAAAGAGCTTGCCTGTTAGCCCATATGATGCTGAGTGGGAAGCTGTCGGTCGTGGAGAGAAGCCCGAACTTTACCTCCCATTCACTCACATTGAAATTTTTGTTCCGTGGGTCTTTATTGCTCTGCATTCACTTGTTCTAATCAATAGTGCTTTTCCATATGTAAAAGGTTAA
- a CDS encoding M23 family metallopeptidase yields the protein MKKRFKILIWVSSIIFIGFVIPEPKSIPVVGATKSDWNKDSFWYEPWGTSGVHKGVDVFASKGASVVATTNMLVLYTGQIQKGGKIVVGLGPKWRLHYFAHLDNFESTLGLFVASGSKVGSVGDTGNARGKQPHLHFSLFSLLPLPWLVDNSTQGYKKAFYLDPIKYFGSGNA from the coding sequence ATGAAGAAACGATTTAAAATTTTAATTTGGGTTTCAAGTATTATATTTATTGGGTTTGTCATCCCAGAGCCGAAGAGTATACCGGTAGTTGGAGCAACTAAATCCGATTGGAACAAAGATAGTTTTTGGTATGAGCCTTGGGGCACATCTGGGGTGCATAAAGGTGTTGATGTGTTTGCATCAAAAGGTGCCTCGGTTGTTGCCACAACTAATATGCTGGTGTTATATACTGGTCAAATTCAAAAAGGCGGAAAAATCGTAGTGGGCTTAGGCCCTAAGTGGCGGTTACACTACTTTGCTCACTTAGATAACTTTGAGTCAACTCTAGGTTTGTTTGTAGCTTCAGGTAGTAAGGTTGGCTCGGTAGGTGATACGGGCAATGCAAGGGGTAAGCAGCCTCACTTGCATTTTTCCTTATTCAGTTTACTACCGCTGCCTTGGTTAGTAGATAATTCTACTCAAGGTTATAAAAAGGCATTCTATTTAGATCCAATTAAGTACTTTGGTTCAGGTAATGCATAA
- a CDS encoding TIR domain-containing protein has product MAKSSVFISFDYDNDKGIKELLIGQSKNSDTPFEIADWSIKDHLTGDWKEKARTKIKQTDQVVVLCGQYNATGVNAELKLAQEEGIPYFLLRGYKDKKCTFPSTSKSSDKMYDWTWDNLKKLIGGAR; this is encoded by the coding sequence ATGGCAAAATCTAGTGTATTTATAAGCTTTGACTACGACAACGATAAGGGTATAAAAGAGCTTTTGATCGGACAGTCAAAGAATAGTGACACACCATTTGAAATCGCAGACTGGTCGATAAAAGATCACCTGACCGGTGACTGGAAAGAGAAAGCCAGAACAAAGATCAAACAAACCGACCAAGTAGTTGTTCTCTGCGGCCAGTATAATGCAACTGGTGTAAACGCCGAACTTAAGCTGGCACAAGAAGAAGGTATTCCTTACTTCCTTCTTAGAGGTTACAAAGATAAAAAATGCACCTTTCCATCGACGTCAAAAAGCTCAGATAAAATGTATGATTGGACATGGGACAATCTGAAAAAACTGATTGGTGGGGCTAGATAA
- a CDS encoding M23 family metallopeptidase yields the protein MKKRFKILIWVSSIIFIGFVIPEPKSIPVVGATKSDWNKDSFWYEPWGTSGVHKGVDVFASKGASVVATTNMLVLYTGQIQKGGKIVVGLGPKWRLHYFAHLDNFESTLGLFVASGSKVGSVGDTGNARGKQPHLHFSLFSLLPLPWLVDNSTQGYKKAFYLDPIKYFGSGNA from the coding sequence ATGAAGAAACGATTTAAAATTTTAATTTGGGTTTCAAGTATTATATTTATTGGGTTTGTTATCCCAGAGCCGAAGAGTATACCGGTAGTTGGAGCAACTAAATCCGATTGGAACAAAGATAGTTTTTGGTATGAGCCTTGGGGCACATCTGGGGTGCATAAAGGTGTTGATGTGTTTGCATCAAAAGGTGCCTCGGTTGTTGCCACAACTAATATGCTGGTGTTATATACTGGTCAAATTCAAAAAGGCGGAAAAATCGTAGTGGGCTTAGGCCCTAAGTGGCGGTTACACTACTTTGCTCACTTAGATAACTTTGAGTCAACTCTAGGTTTGTTTGTAGCTTCAGGTAGTAAGGTTGGCTCGGTAGGTGATACGGGCAATGCAAGGGGTAAGCAGCCTCACTTGCATTTTTCCTTATTCAGTTTACTACCGCTGCCTTGGTTAGTAGATAATTCTACTCAAGGTTATAAAAAGGCATTCTATTTAGATCCAATTAAGTACTTTGGTTCAGGTAATGCATAA
- a CDS encoding DUF805 domain-containing protein has product MELAPEEKRGQRWGRLKYALFCLLMFFIFIVAARFMVPGMYKLEPDPVGYFTLSFIRDLAIALAAIKRFHDFGKSGWFCLLVFIPGIGALTSLVLFFIPGSRKTNQYGPKPAMLIDT; this is encoded by the coding sequence GTGGAATTAGCACCAGAAGAAAAAAGAGGTCAACGGTGGGGTAGGCTAAAATACGCTTTGTTTTGCTTACTAATGTTCTTTATTTTTATAGTTGCGGCTAGGTTTATGGTGCCTGGCATGTACAAACTTGAGCCTGATCCAGTAGGCTATTTCACTCTATCCTTTATACGGGATCTAGCTATTGCACTGGCAGCGATTAAGCGATTTCATGATTTTGGAAAAAGTGGGTGGTTTTGTTTGTTGGTGTTTATACCCGGTATAGGCGCTCTGACTTCTCTGGTTTTATTTTTTATTCCCGGATCAAGGAAAACAAACCAATATGGGCCTAAACCAGCGATGCTCATTGACACTTAA
- a CDS encoding IS3 family transposase (programmed frameshift), producing the protein MSQKRTYKQYPKEFKEEAVALVREQGYSVPEAAKSLGIATNMLYKWKEKVESSEAGEVLAEDERVELKRLRKENKELRMEKEIFKKGQCLLCERNEVKYDFIQTESPRFPVVMLCRVMGVGKTSYYDWLKRPGTVITSDTLHLHRRMKWLFEQSRNSLGSREMMKKLREEGFQIGRYRVRNLMRKLGLRVTQRTAYKVTTKRKTSDAVADNLLNQNFNPVGPNQIWAGDVTYLKTGEGWMYLAIIMDLYSRRIVGWYIDKRMTTNLVSKALIKAYNLRQPPKGLVFHSDRGSQYTSKRYRKLLAAYDMRASMGDVGACWDNAVVERFFGSLKHDWIFKIAQPTRAHMKTDVGKYMRYYNVHRFHSANEDLSPIKYEESKYVLQNGRVGSARIEQVRHFDSAVNK; encoded by the exons ATGAGTCAGAAGCGTACTTACAAGCAGTACCCGAAAGAGTTTAAGGAAGAGGCCGTTGCGCTTGTTCGAGAACAAGGCTATTCCGTTCCTGAGGCCGCTAAATCGTTGGGTATCGCAACCAACATGCTCTACAAATGGAAAGAAAAGGTGGAGTCTAGTGAGGCAGGTGAAGTGCTGGCCGAGGATGAGAGAGTCGAGCTTAAGCGCTTGCGCAAGGAAAACAAAGAGCTGCGCATGGAGAAAGAGATTT TTAAAAAAGGCCAGTGCCTTCTTTGCGAAAGAAATGAAGTAAAGTACGATTTCATTCAGACTGAATCACCTCGCTTTCCTGTAGTTATGTTGTGTCGCGTGATGGGCGTTGGGAAAACGTCCTATTACGATTGGCTTAAGCGCCCAGGCACAGTGATAACAAGCGATACCTTGCACCTACACCGTAGGATGAAGTGGCTTTTCGAGCAGAGTCGCAATAGCCTGGGTAGTCGCGAGATGATGAAGAAATTACGCGAAGAAGGCTTTCAGATTGGTCGTTATCGGGTTCGTAACTTGATGCGCAAGCTTGGCTTAAGGGTCACTCAGCGAACCGCCTATAAAGTGACAACTAAACGCAAAACCTCGGATGCCGTAGCCGACAACTTGCTGAATCAGAATTTTAACCCAGTGGGGCCGAATCAAATTTGGGCGGGCGATGTCACTTACCTGAAGACCGGCGAAGGTTGGATGTATTTGGCGATTATTATGGATTTGTACTCGCGTCGAATTGTTGGTTGGTACATTGATAAGCGCATGACAACTAATTTAGTGAGCAAGGCCCTGATAAAGGCCTACAACCTAAGACAGCCGCCTAAAGGCTTAGTTTTTCATAGCGATAGAGGCTCACAATATACCAGTAAGCGCTATCGAAAACTTCTAGCGGCTTACGATATGCGGGCGAGTATGGGAGACGTTGGTGCCTGTTGGGATAATGCGGTTGTTGAACGCTTCTTCGGAAGCCTTAAACACGATTGGATATTTAAGATTGCGCAGCCGACAAGAGCGCACATGAAGACTGACGTGGGCAAATATATGCGCTACTACAATGTACATCGTTTTCATTCGGCGAATGAAGATTTATCGCCAATAAAATACGAAGAATCCAAGTATGTGCTGCAAAATGGAAGAGTCGGTTCTGCTCGAATAGAGCAGGTTCGACACTTCGATTCTGCAGTCAACAAGTGA